From Aricia agestis chromosome 1, ilAriAges1.1, whole genome shotgun sequence:
TGttgttgcaataaaataaattaagtcttatagaaagtaattaataaaactaatcaagttattatattgtgttaataTTTAAGTCATTTATGTGAAGACATAGAATTTATATAGTAGATTTAGATAATAGGTATGCTTTCAGATCTAGTCTCGTACCTCAAACGCTGAGTAATTTATTTACAGAGTATTAAGTATGTGCACCCGAGGAAATGgtttcctaggcagttgagaGACCTACGTCGTTCGGTCGGCTttaaaatatgtcaattcaatgttagggtcaattctgatttctgaccgcaacgcgacgaggcgaggcgaggcgtgaGACTGTTTACACACTCGCCGCCGCGGTAGCGGCACCGCCACCGCGTGTGTAAGGGCCCATAGAAATTCAAGGATGAGTATTGAGCGCCGCCGCGGTGGCGTTGCCGATggcgctgccgctgcggcgtgtgtgtaaacagcctgagacgtcttgcgaatctgtcgaATCCATATTTTAAAAACGCATCGCAAGCGTCGCATcgtggtctgaatcaacccttagctGTTATCGGTCGGATGACtcggacttaacgcgaccaaattaccgACCGCCATTTGCCTAATcaagttctctgatagtactatgtactattgaagaaattgattcctaggcagtcgatggacctacgtcattgggccgggttatgtcaattcaatattagtcgttatgTGACGGCTAATTTgacgtaacacgaccaaattatgtaggtccgccatttacctaggaatcaacttctctgaatatACTTTTGGAAGCAATCCGGTAGACAAAGCTACTGTACCTCAAAACTTATAAGATGATGAGTTTCAAGAAACTTAATCTGATTTGCTAAGCAATTAAACTATTACAAATAAGtgtatgttttacttttttcccATTCTCCCTATGTCATGATATAATGAACAAAGTAGGAGACTTCAACAGAGTTTGCTTTTCTCCCCTATAAGTACGTTTGACGATTGAATACAGAATGGACTTAGAATGTATAGGAAATAAGGAAACACCGAATAATCAGacatatctttataatattaccaaGGAACAAATACATTCTAATAATCTCATACTCTATTAATAATCCATAAGCTGATCGTCACAATCATAGTCAATATGCTGGTATCACAGATGACTGCTCGACTTTGGGCCGTGTGGTAGTGTGTGAAGTTGAGGGAGTTGTGTTGTATGACAGCCCTGTAGTAGTGTGCGGAGAGGCGCGGCGTGCGCGTGCGCTGCGGGGAGTTGAAGTCAACCGCGTACAGACCGAACTTGGCGCTGGAAAATAGAACTAGTTACAGcactgaatgtaaaattaaggGTTTTCTTAGTAATTACTGGGAGCTCTGACCGACGACCGTAGACAACGATAAAGCATGATCACGTTATTTCAGATGATAAACTTTGAAACAAAAGTGGAGACTGTGGAGGCCTTTACATAGGTGGTAGGCCTCAGATTTGCATGACACAGCTTGAATTCGAATTTACTCATTGGCAGTAAATAAAGGAAGCGAAGATAGTGTGAGAAACCTCGAAATCCCTATGAATGATAGCACCGGTTTAAGGCTCGAcagagagaaagacagacacactttcgtttataatattagtatggattttatagcCGCAAAAGCTTAAAAGATATATAGAGCTCCGGagcttaagagtccgggtgccatcgcagttctcatacaaacgtaataccaagataatttcccatacgagaatatttaccatgtttgagttattattcagcttaagatagtaattacctaggttcctataCAAAAATTCACTGCAAAACATATTtacttcattatttgaagtcggtaccagctaattttatcgtgagttcagtcaatgtcagaatatctgaagcttttgggactggtaccgacttcaaagtaatgaagactgtagtatgtacagaaatagttgagatttagacgaattctgaaaaaggcactattatagagtaagagttatttaatactttttgttcatattattattgtttttaccttggaagtcggttttaattttttgttaaaaataataatattttcactctttttagttatctacaagataaggctttatgtgtaaataaccactacaaatgttaactattcacattatgttactgtaagcgaaattgtggtaaatgcttgcagttatctaagcgatgctgcaatttaaaaacttttatctttaaaagttcaggagttctgttcagtgtctttggaccaagagacaccttcgtatgaactttctcttattcgtaacatatgtttaagttactagaaacaacattttaaccactatgagtcttttgataaatttcaaggatttccctcgattgctcatagatcccatcatcagctcatcactttcgtaattgttatacaaaatcaagattataccctatacaacaacacaagaattttgaaaatcggtccacaaacagcgaaataatcatcaaaaacatctgcttcgatgcaaaatatcacgaaaagcatcaataattgggtcctaatgtgatgacccatggcataattatgattttgatgatgatgattaaataaattgatgtgttggcttatgctttcagttatttaaacaacgccgaaattcaaaagttctgttgggtaccttcggatccagggtataacctggtgcgaaatcttactttttgataGCATATACCTAGAatatttcagaaaaaattaaaatcactacatgtttccatacaaatttcaaggagtctcctcaattcctccaggatcccatcatcagatcaccacttttgtgaacattgtaccaaattcgagttaaaccctatacaacacaaaaacaattttgaaaatcggatcacaaacggctgagttatcgttgaacatacaaaaaaaaaaaaagatacagccgaacgtataacctcctcctttttggaaatcggtaaaaaatatgaacgacTAAATTGACTCTTAATATACATATCTTTGGGACGTTTCGAATAGGAAAGCAACTCACGTGTATCCGCAGTACCACTCGTAATTGTCCATGAGACTCCAGGCGGTGTAGCCGGTGATGTTGACCTTGTCATCGTTGATCGACAGTAGAAGCTGAAATATTCGGATATTTCCCGTTATGTATAATACAGAACCTTAACTTATACTAAACCATAATCACAATACGATATTGTCATCATCTAAGAAAAAATGTCCTTCAGTTTACTATAATTCTTCGTGTTTACGGCATATGAACTCATATGAATGACTTCTACTacaattataaatgtaaaactaTGTGGGAAATGAGAATGAATCGGTTGTGAATTTTCATCACCAAAGAGTTTCATCATCTTGATTGTGGTTTAGTATAAGTTAAGGTTCTGTATTAATTTATACAATTGATACCTATGATAAAGTTGTCCCATACTGCAAAATACTCAATACTTTTACGCTGATGCAGCCGCGATCAAAAGCTAAACTctcaattatttattactcCTACAACTCATTGCAAACAACTACCTGCTTCTTTTAGTGTTTAAAAGTGGTGGCCCTAGGGAGTGGCTAACGgggcaatcgcccggggcctcgcaaggtATTTTTTTCGTAAGACCTTGCGAGGCCTCGCAATGGGTACTATTTAGATCCTGATGCCTACCTGGTCCAGATGCCGTCTATAGTAGTCCACTCTCTCCTCATCCTGGAAGCCGGTCTCGAGCGCCGCATACCCGTTCTCCGTGATCAGGATCTCCACGTCGCCATACTGGTCCTTGAACCACTTGAGCTGACGACGGAGACCAGGGGGATATACCTGGAAAATTAGTAGCCTTATTGCGTGTTAGTTTTGCAACATGTTATACTGCTCACAATCGATCCTCGATTAAAGTTGAGAATTGGGTCCAGGGGTAAACAAAGGTTTAATAGTAGCAGCAAACAGTTATCGGTCAATCATAACAAGCATTTCTTCTTTATACATGTCTTTAGCTAAGGACGGCCATCGAGtctcgactgcaagatgcggttgcCGTACGGCGATCTtcagtttccatactaaattcatatccgcaatacacggcccgctcgagcagttcttgagcggtcggtgcTTTCAACGCAaccgctctagagcagtcggtCTCGACTGCAACTTgtggtccgtctatggccagtctaagCTATTTGCATACAACGTACATTAAGCCACCAAGCAGAAGACGGCATCCAGTCGGGTTTCACTCGGAGGACCACGTTGATTTCCGTGCAACCCAACAGCGGCCAGGGTTTGATCTCCTCCCCCGGCGCGGGCTTCGCCACCAGCCGCGACGTGTAGTAGTTGAAACCGTAGAAGTCGTAGGTccctataaaataaaatattgttagtaTGTTTTGTAGTGATACAGTAGgcgctagtataataataataacctcccgcaccggtttcggtgatggcacagtatagcaatattagggatatgtcatattgctatacctACTGTGGTGATggtggccgttttcattgaaatcagcccagttactcaggagtaattttatagtgcccaagtatgtgcgcagtacacaagagcactctctattcctttactttcataacccagtgggacggaggaCCGACTAGACTGGCAAaggagatcaggcgcagaacggactttttacatgccttgCATCATCtataccactggaccacggaggcgctaGTATACACATGTAGTagattatacaatataatataataattgatgtGAATGCAGAATGGTATATCCAGTATCCACCTGGGTCTCTTTACATCTATTCTAGTAAGCACTAAGTTCTGATGTAAACCTAGATTAGCGTGCCCTAGATTAGCAGCAGGCGCACAGTAGTTACAAACTTGAATTAGGTATCAAAACGAAGCAATGACAGCTAGGTCTTTTGGATGCACTAAAACTTGCTCTGCTAAGCAAGTTTCATTTCAAGGACATGATTGAGCTGAGTTGCTCTAATGTATGACATTTATAGTGTGCTCCTCGTGAGCTTCCCTACCTTTAATTAATTCTATCTCCTGCGGAGTGAAGGCGGGCAGCCTGGACTTTCTGTAGCCCTCGCTCAGGCTTTTATTGGCCACTAACTGCTCCACTGTGGGCGGCCAGCCCCCGGTCTTAGAGTATATGGGATGAGCGTACAAACCTACCTGAAAATGAACATATTGCCAAAACATTTTACGAGTACCAACCACTAGGAAAAAGTTAAGAAACATTCAGatgcattatattttattaatttaaataacttaaaataaataaataaagctttaTTGAATTCCATACAGTATTgagtttacataaaaaattttttttaaataacttagtaAACTTTAAATCACCAAAGTGTGCCCTAGCTGAGCTCACTTACCAGAAGCTGTCTGGCCAATTCAGTTTCTTTCTGCATTGAACTATCAGCCGGCTCGAACCACAGATGATGGTTGCAGATCGCCACTCTACCTGCGTGTCGTAAAAAGTTAATACATACACATCTACTTCGATGTGTCCTTTCCTAAAGTATCTACTATCTGCAttataaatttcatcaaaatgggtTCTATAATTCAGAGAcgcaagacagacagatagacacactttcgtatttaattTTCAATCGAGTAATTACAACAAGGAATTAAAGGTCTAAAGATTTCTAACATACCATGATACTTAGGCTTAAACTCCTCATCGTATATTCTCCAAGCCCTAGCATGGGCGACCAAGAGGTTCTTGATGCACATGTAGCTGCCGATCCCCGGGCTGAGTATTCCGGGCGCGTACAGCCCCGTGTGGTAGACCGCGTCGCAGACGACCAGGGGTTCGTTGATGGTCAACCAGGTCTTAACCCGGTCGGCGAAGAGGGAGTATGACGCGCGAGCATAGTCCGCAAACCAGTCAGATATCATAGAGTTGGTCCAGCCACCTGGAAAAATATCTCATAATGACCCAAGTCCCAACTATTATATCACTTACCTGAGGCCTAAGGGTATTATAGTTAACTTTAGCGTTGCTGTGCCTTTGCTCTGTTAGCACATCTTTGAAGCGTCGTTAACAATTCATTTATGTAATTTGAACGATTACATGAGACTTTAGGATTAGCAACACTTTGGACGCCCTGCTGCTCGATCGAGGGCTGAAAGAAGCTAGCGGATGGATGAATGCTATCCAATCGGGATGGTTGGCACTCGTTGCCATTGTTCAGCAGTGAATGGCGATAGGctgattatgataatataagaTTGCATTATCAGAAAAATTTATTCTTAGATGTATGTGGTTGCGGATGACTAATATTGATATAATGCAACCAAGTttcgtaggtccgtcatctgccaatttctctgatggtactcACCAAGGTCTTGGAACTTTTGCGGCAGGTCGAAGTGGAAGAGCGTCACGACGGGTTCGATGTCGTTGGCGATGAGGGCGTCTATCAGCGTGTTGTAGTACCGCACGCCGTCTGCGCTCACCTTGTTCGTGAACCCGTTCGGGAACAGACGGTTCCACGATATTGAGAACCTGGAATATTATATGTGTAAATACTTCTACTATCAGGACcacaattatataaatattaataaacaaatacgTACAGACTCATCGTACAGATAACTAAGTCAAACAATCGTCTTTCTTTAAACTAATAGTTATAAACTGATCGTGGTTATATATACGGAACACGTGGATACGGAACAAAACATCGGGAGGCGCACACTGGGTTCTTCCTTTTTGGTGCGCAATTCgctagatgactattttttttcttattcgtaattaaaaaaaagctctcaaaaatagaaacatcggtgaaagaatgactctgatatcTTAATGGACCAAGAGCCCGCTAGGGCCATATctgtaaagctgaaagtttacctacctgtttgtgacctttagagaggtaagaacgaccagaaaCGATGGAGTTTCGATCGCGgctactttaggaggtatccagttctgaaggtctggtaccttcgagaaggagtaaAGCtaaatttcatagcttatattcttcgcggtaagtggagtaatctcgtcttccagtgccgaacatttttgacagttgcttcccacccTTAAACGTTCTTAaagtattactagctatttgaccgagctttgctcggtattcgataaaacacgaataaaatgacattttctaaaaataatttctagctagatcgatttatcgcccccgaaaccctctatatactaaatttcatgaaaatcgtgatcaataacatcatcatcattttataAGGATTGTATAAAATGATGATGATCTTATTAATCATGTTGGCAATTGTCAAAAGTCATTGATAGAGATAAGTAAATAGACGTCATAGCGAAAACTCGGGTAGAGGCTACAGCCATCCACAgcgattaaaaatgtaaattgtttaaaattatattctaaCTTAGTGATAATGAGATAGATATGAGCGAGATAATTTCGCTTTTCCTTAATACATAAATAATGTAGCATATTTAGCgaaaacaaaatatagtttttacgtaatttaatataatttaatgaataataatctATTGtcaattaacttttatttaaaaaatttaatacatatCTCTATGGGGAGACGGGGCAAACTATACGTCTTAATAATCTTatgattgaaaaaataaaataaagctgAAAGTTAAACAAGTTTTGGAACTTACTGTAATAGTAAAATATGATTTCACACTCTATTTTCATTTTGATCTAAGTAAACAAAACTCTATAATTGCCATCTACTGCTTCCAATTTAAATGTTAGTAATTAatcgttaaattaaaaataatggcACATCCATAAGTATCCATTGGTAGAGTTAGGATTTTTGTTACAGTTTAAAATGTATCGTAACTAAATATTACAgggtttaacaaaaataagtaatacttgaggatgtgtataatattatatccattaCATAGGGTTCACTGGGaaaatagcagcactgaaagagtaacttttttaactcTTATAAGGGAAAATCCATACGCTCGGGCGGTTGCctgtacaaatcacaaaaaattgctctttcagcgctgctactttcacagttaactctatacaagagtcacatacacaccctgaagtattaacactatgttttgttacatatCCATAATCCATaatatattaagggcctgtttcaccacttcctgataaagtgacgaataggctattcacaacttttttgacatattctccatacttgatctgtcaacttaattggtggatagccttatcaggaagtggtgaaacaggcctttaatattataaatgcgaaagtttatcAGTCTGTCTATGCTGTCTATGCtgtcttcacggccaaaccgctgaaccgattttgctaaaatggcatggagatactttgagtcccgggaaaggacataggatagtttttataccggaaaatgtacggtttccgcgcgataaacgaattgtggcgcaacggagttgcgggcgtcatctagttaataataattacgatatTAGTGTTTACCCGCCATTTGTTATCTATGCTCTTGACCTATTacgccaggggtcaccaaatggcggaccgcggtccgcatccggaccgccgcgccgcgccgcgccgacccattgtgtgcggaccaagcattttcgaagatgaaccttgtttaaaaaacaattttggtcTCGATGATCATTTATTTAGGATTTAATaccaatagcttgcaccaatttcgcTCCAAACATCGGAGAGATAATtcgctattatttattaacgaatatttaagggggctccaatacaacaaacgtgatttttatgacattttttGTTCGTAAGTGTTTCTCGCTTGTGCACCGTGCAGCAACATACTGTTACGGTAcctggtatacggacacgtggtgccatctagcgacaaaccagcgaaacttaccgagggagcacaggcaacataaatcccctactcaatactagatggcatgaggtgcgcaagtacatactcgaaccttctagaaaggtccaatgtttgtttacgtgtctaccgtttatttgtttgcgtgtttacgtgttttaatttaaaccttatgactgagtcttATGGTCTAAATTGaatttgccaaaaaattcaacttactgcacttatcgtaaggacggcagttttattgtggtacatgctcgagcctcctacaaagttcccacggttgtttacttgtttacgtgaatcgggaactttctggaattcgtctcgccatataaaaagccgcaggcaggcccggcgagtcagttcgtttcgagctaacATCAAGGTGATTTCGGAgtgacatcaagtgatcaatagtgagtgaaccagtgaaacctgcgacttggctacgacctaggacagtgaaagtccttagtgattggacctagtgattagtgtttggacttagtgctaagtgttgtgacctagtgtgtgcttgtatgaccatagtgaataaagtcttcaagagagtcaccaggtctttctctccgaattcttcgaaccctagcacgtaacaatacttATTGATGTTAATGATCATAAACAATTGTGGATTCATGGAATGTTCGCGGCAAACACTGGCAAAATATGGCAATGGTCGCCTCGCTGCGAGTCGTCCGTGTAGCGATTGTTGCAGGCTCACGAACCACGTACGTCGTACACACTATGTTTTTTCGTAACACTACTGGTTACAGTTACGTGCAAAGTTTACGTTGTAAACATCGGACCGATGCAAACCGTACGCGTATCGCTCGCAGCAAGTTAGCGAACCATGtttatatgtcgcagtcatctggttcaatctgcgattcgattgactAGCGCAATCATTGAATGgcaccattcaattgaatgactcaGCCGAACGTCGATTGAACGATCGTCACTCAACGTCCAACTAGTCAGCGATTTGTAACATAGCCCTTTGAAGATAGCGGACATGAAATCAGTCAGGTAATTGAACGTATTTCACTTTTTTCCCACTGTGGCGCtaatagtcactaaaacaaatatggtgtcaaacagctcgcacagctgatagcactgtgttgatattttgtcgattaaatttactttaatgtgctttatttgtaataaaataatattataagacagCCGCGtcgatttacataatattactaccCCGTTAAAAATATAGCATCTCATTTAACGACTTCACTATAATATGACAATTGACATCTAGTCAAAACGTTATACGTCACCGTCAACGTTTTGACGAATTGTCCTTTGGTCATTCAATTGAATTGTGccattcaatgaatgcgctagtcattcaatcgaatcgcagattaaaccagatgactacgacataatatacagtatacactgtTTTGTGGTTACAGTGCATGAAACGGTTACGGTAACAGCTCGTTCGTTCGTGTTGTAGATGTTTGATGTCTGTAAATGCCctacatacggcattctcgcaacatagtcggcctagtccagaagAATGAGTAGGTCAATACAGCTTAATACAGgtccgtattttgtatttgaaaatttctttttggtacacgcctccactcCAATCTGCACCCTCTGGAGTAtaaaccaaaggtctacccactaggccGCGGACGCTCTAGTGCtaagtcattagtcattacacaatatccatacttaaataattataaatacaaaagtgtgtatgtttgttacctcttcacgctcaaaccgttgACCCGGTTTAGCTgatatttagtatggagatactttcgtgtcccgggaaaggatataggatactgtttatcccggaaaaatttacggtttccgcgcgataaccgaattttagcgcaacggagttgcgggtgttatCTAGTTGCAAAGTATATTGACCTGTAGAAATGTACGCCGAGCTCCTTCATCATCTCGATGTCCCTCTTCCACAGGTGGTAGCTGTCGCAGGCGACGTCGCCGCTGCTGCCGTCATAGATGCGGTGCGGCTGCTTGTGCGAGAACTCGTCCCAGATGCTCGGCGTTCGCCCTGACGAAAATATGGAATCTGTTATTTAAATTGCCTTTTCTATT
This genomic window contains:
- the LOC121732166 gene encoding myrosinase 1-like, which codes for MNPTGVALLLLVHTVASLEFPAGFKFGVATASYQVEGAWNVGGRTPSIWDEFSHKQPHRIYDGSSGDVACDSYHLWKRDIEMMKELGVHFYRFSISWNRLFPNGFTNKVSADGVRYYNTLIDALIANDIEPVVTLFHFDLPQKFQDLGGWTNSMISDWFADYARASYSLFADRVKTWLTINEPLVVCDAVYHTGLYAPGILSPGIGSYMCIKNLLVAHARAWRIYDEEFKPKYHGRVAICNHHLWFEPADSSMQKETELARQLLVGLYAHPIYSKTGGWPPTVEQLVANKSLSEGYRKSRLPAFTPQEIELIKGTYDFYGFNYYTSRLVAKPAPGEEIKPWPLLGCTEINVVLRVKPDWMPSSAWWLNVYPPGLRRQLKWFKDQYGDVEILITENGYAALETGFQDEERVDYYRRHLDQLLLSINDDKVNITGYTAWSLMDNYEWYCGYTAKFGLYAVDFNSPQRTRTPRLSAHYYRAVIQHNSLNFTHYHTAQSRAVICDTSILTMIVTISLWIINRV